The Cricetulus griseus strain 17A/GY chromosome 9, alternate assembly CriGri-PICRH-1.0, whole genome shotgun sequence genome has a segment encoding these proteins:
- the LOC113837387 gene encoding mitochondrial pyruvate carrier 1-like has translation MAGALVLKEADYVHSKDFRGYLMSTNFWGPVASWGLPIAAINDMTTSPEIISGPMTFA, from the exons ATGGCTGGGGCGCTGGTGCTCAAAGAGGCTGACTATGTCCACAGCAAGGACTTCCGGGGCTATCTCATGAGCACAAACTTCTGGGGTCCAGTTGCCAGCTGGGGTCTCCCCATTGCTGCCATCAATGACATGACGACGTCTCCAGAGATTATTAGTGGGCCGATGACCTTC GCTTAG
- the LOC100773177 gene encoding LOW QUALITY PROTEIN: leukocyte immunoglobulin-like receptor subfamily B member 3 isoform X2 (The sequence of the model RefSeq protein was modified relative to this genomic sequence to represent the inferred CDS: deleted 1 base in 1 codon) encodes MTVSFTVLLCLGLTLGLRTTVLAGTLPKPILTVQPDSVVSEQTTVTFLCEETVGAQGYRLYKLEYYWDKEIPPNPNNKAEFTISKIGPTEAGQYFCQYRIGKNWSEYSDSLELVVTGVYSKPSLSAHPSPVVTEEGNVTLQCVSTQPYHKLILTKEGTKKHSWTLDSEYDHTTRQYQALFVVGPVSNCQRWTFRCYSFESNRQLVWSEPSDPLELLFSGTLHKPTIKAEPSPVFASGSPMNISCQGTLDAVMCFLHKEGSQKPLGTQTPKEPEIKSIFSISSVTEDTGGQYRCYCYNSAGWSEPSDTLELVVTGIYDSKLRLSARPSPVVTSGGNMTLQCVSRVFYHKFILTKEDQKFSSSLNSQYINSIKQYQALFSIDHVTADHRGTFRCYGYYNQTPQLWSVPSEPLEIHISGLSKKPSLLTHKVHILDPGESLTLQCCSDINYDRFALYKLGGVEVIQHGGQWTKAGLSMASFTLDHVNRSTGGQYRCYGAHKLSSEWSASSDPLDIMIAGKLPDSPSLSVKPNSTVLSGDNVTLLCQSAYMTDTFILSKEGAAHQPQQMKSKSQDGKFQAEFSMTAVTSALSGTYRCYRSRGSSPYLLSHASAPVELSVSASENKDYTVENLIRMGMAVLVLIVLAILVVEAWGSQSQTHHSAEM; translated from the exons ATGACCGTCTCCTTCACAGTCCTGCTCTGTCTGG GGCTGACTCTGGGCCTCAGGACCACAGTGCTGGCAG GAACTCTCCCTAAGCCTATCCTCACAGTACAGCCAGACTCTGTGGTGTCAGAGCAGACTACAGTGACCTTCTTGTGTGAGGAAACCGTGGGAGCCCAAGGATACCGTCTGTATAAACTCGAATATTACTGGGACAAAGAAATTCCACCAAATCCTAACAACAAGGCTGAATTCACAATCTCAAAAATAGGCCCAACGGAAGCAGGGCAATATTTCTGTCAATATCGGATTGGTAAAAACTGGTCAGAGTACAGTGACtccctggagctggtggtgacag GGGTCTACAGTAAACCCAGCCTGTCAGCCCATCCCAGCCCTGTGGTGACTGAAGAAGGGAATGTCACCCTCCAGTGTGTCTCAACGCAACCATATCACAAGTTAATTCTGACCAAGGAAGGGACAAAGAAGCACTCCTGGACACTGGACTCAGAGTATGACCACACTACTCGGCAGTACCAGGCCCTGTTTGTTGTGGGTCCTGTGTCAAAT TGCCAAAGGTGGACATTCAGATGCTACAGCTTTGAGAGTAACAGACAACTTGTGTGGTCAGAACCTAGTGACCCCCTGGAGCTGCTGTTCTCAG GGACCCTCCACAAACCCACCATCAAGGCTGAGCCAAGCCCTGTGTTTGCCTCAGGAAGCCCCATGAACATCTCTTGCCAGGGGACCCTGGATGCAGTAATGTGTTTTCTGCATAAAGAGGGAAGCCAAAAACCCTTGGGTACACAGACCCCAAAGGAGCCTGAGATCAAGTCCAtattctccatttcttctgtAACAGAAGACACTGGGGGACAATATCGCTGTTACTGTTACAACTCAGCTGGCTGGTCAGAGCCCAGTGACACCCTGgaactggtggtgacag GAATCTATGACAGTAAACTCCGTCTGTCAGCTCGGCCCAGCCCTGTGGTGACCTCAGGAGGGAACATGACTCTCCAGTGTGTCTCACGGGTGTTCTATCACAAGTTCATCCTCAccaaggaagatcagaagttctcCAGCTCCCTGAACTCACAGTATATAAACAGTATTAAGCAGTACCAAGCCTTATTCTCTATAGATCATGTAACAGCAGACCACAGAGGGACATTCCGATGCTATGGTTACTACAACCAAACCCCACAGCTGTGGTCAGTACCCAGTGAGCCCCTGGAAATACACATCTCAG GTCTGTCCAAGAAGCCCTCTCTGCTGACTCATAAGGTCCATATCCTGGACCCTGGAGAGAGCCTCACCCTGCAGTGTTGCTCTGACATCAACTATGACAGATTTGCTCTCTACAAATTGGGGGGAGTTGAAGTCATCCAGCATGGTGGCCAGTGGACCAAGGCTGGCCTCTCCATGGCCAGCTTCACACTGGATCATGTGAACCGCTCTACTGGAGGCCAATACAGATGCTATGGTGCACACAAGCTCTCCTCTGAGTGGTCAGCCTCCAGTGATCCCCTGGACATCATGATCGCGG GAAAGCTTCCTGACAGTCCTTCCCTCTCAGTGAAGCCAAACTCAACAGTGCTGTCTGGAGACAACGTGACCCTGCTGTGTCAGTCAGCATACATGACAGACACTTTCATTCTGTCCAAGGAGGGAGCAGCACACCAACCCCAGCAAATGAAATCCAAGTCCCAAGATGGGAAGTTCCAGGCAGAATTCTCCATGACTGCTGTGACCTCTGCCCTCTCAGGCACCTACAGGTGCTACAGGTCTAGAGGCTCATCTCCCTACCTGTTGTCACATGCGAGTGCCCCTGTGGAGCTCTCTGTCTCAG CCTCAGAGAACAAGGATTACACAGTGGAGAATCTCATCAGGATGGGGATGGCTGTCCTGGTCCTCATAGTCCTTGCGATTCTGGTTGTTGAGGCTTGGGGCAGCCAGAGCCAGACCCACCATTCAGCTGAAATGTAA